The following coding sequences lie in one Corynebacterium humireducens NBRC 106098 = DSM 45392 genomic window:
- the folP gene encoding dihydropteroate synthase — protein MRVADLTVPGRCLVMGIVNVTEDSFSDGGRWLDIDAAIAHGRELVEQGADMIDVGGESTRPGATRVDAAVEAARVAPVVAALAEEGIPTSVDTMRASVALAAAEAGVAMINDVSGGLADPDMYRVMANTDLPVCLMHWRTVQFGDAAGQADHGGDVVADVRDTLGRLVDNALAAGVARDSIVLDPGLGFAKSSEDNWALLNHLPEFIAGEFPVLVGASRKRFLAGVRAARGLEVVPADADPATAAVTAISAQMGAWGVRVHNVPVSRDAVDVAALWNAGGDRG, from the coding sequence ATGCGGGTTGCTGATCTCACGGTGCCGGGCCGTTGCCTGGTGATGGGCATCGTCAACGTCACGGAGGACTCCTTCTCCGACGGCGGGCGCTGGCTCGACATCGACGCGGCCATCGCCCACGGCCGTGAGTTGGTGGAGCAGGGCGCCGACATGATCGACGTCGGCGGCGAGTCCACCCGCCCGGGTGCCACGCGTGTCGACGCCGCCGTGGAGGCCGCCCGCGTCGCCCCCGTCGTCGCGGCACTCGCGGAGGAGGGCATCCCCACCTCCGTCGACACGATGCGGGCCTCCGTGGCGCTGGCCGCGGCGGAGGCGGGCGTGGCGATGATCAACGACGTCTCCGGCGGGCTCGCCGACCCGGACATGTACCGCGTCATGGCGAACACGGACCTGCCGGTGTGCCTCATGCACTGGCGCACCGTCCAGTTCGGTGACGCCGCCGGGCAGGCCGACCACGGCGGGGACGTCGTGGCGGACGTGCGGGACACGCTGGGGAGGCTCGTCGACAATGCGCTGGCCGCGGGCGTGGCGCGGGACAGCATCGTGCTCGACCCGGGGCTCGGTTTCGCCAAGTCCTCCGAGGACAACTGGGCGCTGCTCAACCACCTGCCGGAGTTCATCGCCGGGGAGTTCCCCGTGCTCGTCGGTGCGTCCCGCAAGCGTTTCCTCGCGGGCGTGCGCGCCGCCCGCGGCCTGGAGGTCGTGCCCGCCGACGCCGACCCGGCGACCGCCGCCGTCACCGCCATCTCCGCGCAGATGGGCGCGTGGGGCGTGCGGGTGCACAACGTGCCCGTCTCCCGGGACGCCGTCGACGTCGCCGCCCTGTGGAACGCGGGAGGCGACCGTGGCTGA
- the folB gene encoding dihydroneopterin aldolase: MADRIELTGLECFGHHGVFPEEKREGQPFIVDVTCWLEIGPAAATDDLTLTVNYAELAELAVSVVEGEPRDLIETVAVEIAERAMADFPLLHAVEVTIHKPEAPIPHTFADVAVVARRSRRREAQFRNA, translated from the coding sequence GTGGCTGACCGCATCGAGCTCACCGGCCTGGAGTGCTTCGGCCACCACGGTGTCTTCCCCGAGGAGAAGCGGGAGGGTCAGCCCTTCATCGTCGACGTCACCTGCTGGCTGGAGATCGGCCCGGCGGCCGCGACCGACGACCTCACCCTCACCGTCAACTACGCGGAGCTGGCTGAGCTGGCGGTCTCCGTGGTGGAGGGGGAGCCGCGGGACCTCATCGAGACCGTCGCCGTGGAGATCGCGGAACGTGCGATGGCGGACTTCCCGCTCCTGCACGCGGTCGAGGTGACCATCCACAAGCCGGAGGCCCCCATCCCGCACACGTTCGCGGACGTGGCGGTGGTGGCGCGGCGGTCGCGGCGTCGAGAAGCACAGTTCAGGAACGCCTGA
- the folE gene encoding GTP cyclohydrolase I FolE, producing the protein MTDTHNAFDRERAEAAVRELLIAVGEDPDREGLRDTPARVARAYEEVFAGLHCDPTDVLERTFAEDHQELVLVRDIPIYSTCEHHLVPFYGKAHIGYIPGRNGHVTGLSKLARLADMYAKRPQVQERLTSQIADALVDKLGAQAVIVVIECEHLCMAMRGIRKPGSTTTTSAVRGGFKTSAASRAEVLSLIRG; encoded by the coding sequence ATGACCGACACCCACAACGCATTCGACCGGGAGCGCGCCGAGGCCGCCGTCCGGGAACTGCTCATCGCCGTCGGCGAGGACCCGGACCGCGAGGGCCTGCGGGACACCCCGGCGCGTGTCGCCCGGGCCTACGAGGAGGTCTTCGCGGGTCTGCACTGCGACCCGACGGACGTGCTGGAGCGCACCTTCGCGGAGGACCACCAGGAGCTCGTGCTGGTGCGGGACATCCCGATCTACTCCACGTGTGAGCACCACCTGGTGCCCTTCTACGGCAAGGCGCACATCGGTTATATCCCGGGGCGGAACGGCCACGTCACGGGCCTGTCCAAGCTGGCCCGCCTGGCGGACATGTACGCGAAGCGCCCGCAGGTGCAGGAGCGGCTGACGTCGCAGATCGCGGATGCACTGGTGGACAAGCTGGGTGCGCAGGCGGTCATCGTGGTCATCGAGTGTGAGCACCTGTGCATGGCGATGCGGGGTATCCGCAAGCCGGGTTCCACGACGACGACGTCGGCGGTGCGCGGCGGTTTCAAGACCTCCGCCGCCTCCCGCGCCGAGGTCCTCTCCCTGATCCGGGGCTGA